In Epinephelus lanceolatus isolate andai-2023 chromosome 16, ASM4190304v1, whole genome shotgun sequence, one DNA window encodes the following:
- the LOC117263265 gene encoding coiled-coil domain-containing protein 106-like yields MNPPTNRDDTHPPEHYMPHSSSSSSGGVGGGGGGGLYLDAFEVSFPLEEGIERPPAYHLNQGQQVMEEPVVQEPPHSQYSPFILVSNLRAHLYVTLEKNAWLQKRIEELEEERNFLRCQLDRFIVSMRGPEVTEWCGESQRGVKVQLSASPSPPSPMTTRSGMTLKRQQGPGPRPRRSTTIPATVKQEFHLEEDKYYTEDEYVEEEEEEEEDEDSSLEKGSKKKGRGRANGEPRMKMRRIFRITHGRERQRVKDPEGVLIRYKKILTTYQRVRSMSRAFHIHGVDRNTMASTSPIAELLLVAPEKMAEVGEFEASKEKLLDYARRCYKTMDDQTHAKVQAMKKTHKLLPISYRFRN; encoded by the exons AGCACTACATGCCccactcatcatcatcatcatcaggaggcgtaggaggaggaggaggaggaggtttgtATCTGGATGCCTTTGAGGTCTCTTTCCCTCTGGAGGAGGGCATCGAAAGACCGCCCGCATATCACCTGAACCAGGGTCAGCAGGTGATGGAAG agccTGTGGTGCAGGAGCCCCCTCACTCTCAATACAGCCCTTTCATCCTGGTCTCCAACCTGCGAGCTCACCTGTACGTCACTCTGGAGAAGAATGCCTGGCTGCAGAAACGCATCGAGGAGCTCGAAGAGGAGCGCAACTTCCTGCGCTGTCAGCTGGACCGCTTCATTGTCAGCATGAGAGGTCCAGAGG tgacagagtgGTGTGGAGAATCTCAGCGTGGTGTGAAGGTCCAGCTGTCcgcctctccctcccctccttcccccATGACCACCAGGTCTGGCATGACCCTTAAACGGCAGCAGGGACCAGGACCTCGGCCCCGCCGCAGCACCACCATCCCTG CGACAGTGAAGCAGGAGTTTCACCTGGAGGAGGATAAATACTACACTGAGGACGAGtatgtggaggaagaggaggaggaggaggaagacgaggacTCGTCACTGGAGAAGGGGTCAAAGAAGAAGGGCCGAGGGCGAGCCAACGGAGAGCcgaggatgaagatgaggaggatCTTCAGGATCACCCatgggagggagagacagagag TCAAAGACCCAGAGGGGGTTTTGATTCGTTATAAGAAGATCCTGACGACCTACCAGCGGGTGAGGAGCATGTCCCGAGCCTTCCATATCCACGGAGTCGACAGGAACACCATGGCCTCTACCTCCCCCATCGCCGAGCTGCTGCTGGTGGCTCCAGAGAAG ATGGCGGAGGTCGGGGAGTTCGAGGCATCGAAGGAGAAGCTTTTGGATTACGCCCGGCGGTGCTACAAGACCATGGACGACCAGACGCATGCCAAGGTTCAGGCCATGAAGAAGACCCACAAGCTGCTGCCGATCTCCTACAGGTTCAGAAACTGA